The Streptomyces sp. NBC_01439 genome contains the following window.
TCGTAGAAGACGGTGCGCACCTGCGCGGGGGCCACGGCCTGTGCGGTGCGCAGCACGGACTCGTTGGAGGAGCCGGTCCGCAGGCTGCCGGACAGCAGGAGGATCAGGGACGGTGTGGACATCCGGTCAACCTACTTCCGAGGGGAACCGTTCGGTGCCGAGCACCCGGAGCAGGGCGAGGCGGTCGGCCGTGTCCGAGCCGGGCGGCGGGGTGAAGAGCACGAGGCGTTGGTCCTCCTCCTGGGCGAGGAGCACCTGACAGTCGAGGTCGACGGGGCCGACGACCGGGTGGATGACCCGCATCCGGCTGCGGCGCCGGACGGCGACCTCGTGCAGGTCCCAGAGGCCGGCGAAGTCCTCGCTGGCCTCGCGCAGACGGTCCACGAGGCGGCCGGCCACCGGATCGGCGGAGCCCCGGCGGGCGACGGCGGCGCGCAGGTCCGCGACGTGCAACCGGCTGTAATGGTCGTGTTCTTCGGCCGGATACGCGTCCCGCGCGGCCGGGTCGGCGAACCAGCGCCAGATCACGTTGCGGCCGTGCTCGGAGACCGTGCACACGCCGCCCAGTAGGGACCGTGCCAGGTCGTTCTGGGCCAGGACGTCGCCCAGGTCGCCGAGTACCTGGGCAGCGGTGCCGGGCAGTTGGTCCAGCAGGTGGAGGTGGTCGCGTTCGTCGTCGCTGAGCCGCAGGGCGCGGGCCAGAGAGGAAAGGATCTGCGGTGACGGCTGCGGGCCGCGGGCCTGCTCCATCCGCATGTAGTAGTCGGCCGACATCCCGGCGAGCTGGGCGACCTCCTCGCGCCGCAGCCCCGCCGTCCGCCGCCTCGGCCCCTCGGCCAGGCCCACGTCCGACGGACGCACGCGGTCACGCGAACGGCGGAGGAAGTCGGCGAGGTTCCAGCGATCGATCGTCATATTGATCATTCTGCCGGACGGAGCCGCGCGCCGGCCGGGTCCACGTGCGGGCCGGGTCCACGTGCCGGCCGGGGCGCGCCTGGGATCCCCGGTCCTAGGTTCGAGCGGGCTCTGCCGCCTGCGGGACGGCGGCGGCAATGTGGGCGGAGCCGGAGCGAAGGGCCCGGCGCCCACCGCCCCAGAAGGAGCAGCCGCCATGACCACCCGTGCCACCGTCACCCCCACCCCCACCGCCACCGCCACCGCCACCGCCGCCACGACCGCCCCCCGTACCGCGACCGTGCAGGTCGTCGACGCCCGGGTCCACTACGACCGCGCCGGCTCGGGCCCCGCGCTCGTACTCGTCCACGGCACCGGATCGGGCGGCTCCGCCGTGAACTGGGGCCGGCTGCTGCCGCATTTCACCGCCGACCGAACCGTCATCACCCCTGACCTCTCGGGCACCGAGCGCACCGTGGACGACGGGGCGCCGCTGACCGTGGAAGGCCTGGCCGCCCAGGTCATCGCCGTCATCGAGGACGCGGACGCCGGCCCGGTGGACCTGCTGGGCTTCTCCATGGGCGCGCCGGTGTCCGCCGCCGTCGCCGCCCTGCGCCCCGATCTCGTACGCCGCCTGGTCCTGGTCGCCGGATGGGCCCACACCGACGGCGACGAGTACCTGCGCAACCTCTTCACCCTGTGGAAGCAGCTCGGCGCCTCCGACCCGGCCGCCTTCGGCCGCGCCGTCGCCATGACCGGCTTCAGCCGCGGATTCCTCAACGCGATCGGCCGCGAGCAGGTGGAGCTGCTGATCCCCAACATGCCGCCCACCCCCGGCACCCTGCGCCACGTCGACCTCGACACCCGCATCGACATCCGCGACCTGCTGCCGCGCATCCAGGCCGAGACGCTGATGATCGGCTGCACCCAGGACATCACCGTCCCGGTGGAGAACAGCCTCGCCCTGCACGCGGCGATCGGGAACAGCCGTTACGCCGAGATCGACGCCGGGCACGTCGCGTTCTTCGAGAAGGAGGACGAGTTCGTCCGCCTGGTGCACGAGTTCGTACCCGCTGCGTGATCCGCTGCGCAACGAGGACGTCGCGCAGCGGATCACGGGGCGGGCCCGGCGGGCCGGGCCCGCGGTCAGCCGAGGTCCACGCGCGCGGCAGAGGTGTCGTCGAGGAAGCCCCCCGACTGGTGCTGCCACAACTTCGCGTAGGCGCCCTCGGAGGCGAGCAACTCCTCGTGCGTGCCGCGTTCGACGATGCGTCCGCGGTCGAGGACGACGAGCTGGTCCATCGTCGCGACCGTACTCAGCCGGTGCGCCACCACGAGGGCCGTCCGGCCCGCCATGAGCCGCCACAGCGCCTCTTGGACGAGGATCTCGCTCTCCGAGTCCAGGGCGCTGGTCGCCTCGTCGAGCAGCAGGATCGGCGCGTCGCGCAGGATCGCGCGGGCGAGCGCGACGCGCTGGCGCTGTCCGCCGGACAGCTTGACGCCGCGCTCGCCCACCATGGTGTCGAAGCCGTCGGGCAGGGTGTCGGTGAACTCCGTGACGTGCGCTGCCTCGGCCGCGCGGCGGATCTCGGCCTCGGTGGCGTCCGGCCGGGCGAAGGCGATGTTGTCCCGCAGGGTGCGGTGGAACATGGCCGGGTCCTGCGGGACGTAGGCGATCAGGCTGCGCAGGTCGGCCTGGCGCAAGTGGGTGATGTCCTGGCCGCCGATCAGGATCCGGCCGGATTCGATGTCGGTCATCCGCATCAGCAGCCGGGTGAGCGTGGTCTTGCCGCCACCGGACCGGCCGACGAGGCCGATCTTCGTCCCGTCGGGCACGTCCAGGTCGAGGCTGTCGAAGAGCGGCTTGCCGCCGCCGTGGGCGAAGCTGACCCGCTCGAAGCGGATGGCGGAGGACCCGGGCCGCAGCGGCTCGGGGAATGCCGGGTCGAGTACGGTCGGCGGCGTGAGCAGCAGTTCGGTGAACTGCGCGGCCTCCGTCATCGAGCTCTCCATCCGGCGGTAGATCTGGTTGAACTCGAACATGATCCGCGTCGCGCTGGCGTAGTAGGTGAAGGCCACGATGACCGCTTCCACGCCGTGTTCTCCCCCGCCGAGCGTGACGGCGAGCAGCAGGCCCAGCGCGTTGGTCAGTACGGACATCGGCGCGACCAGCGTGTCGATGCGGAGGTTGCCGTAGTCCCAGGAGCGCAGGGTGAGCCGGCGCGACTCCGCGACGCGCGATCGGTGCTCGGCCGCCTCGCGTTCCTCGGCGGCGAAGGCCCGGACGGTATCCATGTTCATCAGGCTGTCGGCGACGTGGCCCGACATCCTGGCGATCGCCTCCTCGCGCTGGGCGACGAGTCCTTGGCGGCGCCGGATCAGGGGCGCCACGCCCAGTGCCGTCACGGCGATCAGGATCAGGAGTCCGGCCACGAGCAGCGGGTCGTACTGCCACAGCACCACGGAGGCGAACACCAGCGGTACGAAACTGCCCATCACCGAGAAGGTCAGGGTGTCGACGAGGTCCTCGAAGCGGGAGGCGAAACTGAGCACCCGCTTGGTCAGCGATCCGGCGAAGTTGTCGTGGAAGAACGCGGCGTCCTTGGCGAACAGTTCGTCCATGCCGACCACGTACAGGTGCTCGATGCCGCGGGCGTCGAGGCGGTTGAGGCAGTGGAGGCCGAGGCGCCACAGCGCCTCGGCGAGGAGCAGGACCCCGGCGAAGCCGAGGAGGTACGGCAGCATCGCGTCGACGGCGGTGCTGCCACCCCCGGCGATGCGGCCGACGAGTTTGGCGACGATCAGCGGCGCGATGTAGTTGATTCCGATGTTGCCCAGCGCCGGGAGCAGCATCGCGGGTGCGGTCAGCCATCGAAGGCGGACCAACTCCCGTCCGTAGTAGCGAAGTGCGAGGATGACCGGGCCCTTGCCCGGTGGACTTTCGGGCGGTTCAGGCATTCCCATTGCAACCCTGTGCTGTCGTGTGCGGGCGGTTTGCAGGAACCGGAAGTGTCCCGTGGCGCTGGCCGCGCGGTCCAAGGATTTTCCCCGGATGGCGGTACCTCGTACCCGTTCGCGCCCGGGAGCGGCCCCCTGGAGAGCTCGCGCCGAGTGTGCGGCTGCCGCTTACGGGACGGGCCGCTGCTGCTGCGTGACGGAGTGAATCCCGCCGCCGCCAATGCCGAACCAACCCCTCGGAAACAACCCGCGCCCGCTGATCCCCTATCCCCCGATCAGAAGATCGGGGCGCATCCCCGCAGGCGCGGGGAGCAGATCGCCTCGGCCAGGGGCACCTCGGCGCGGGTGGGTCCATCCCCGCAGGCGCGGGGAGCAGTCCGCTGAGGGCTCACCACACGTCACCTCCAGAGGTTCATCCCCGCAGGCGCGGGGAGCAGTACGAGCTCGCGATCTTCGTGAAGTGGGGCGGGGGTTCATCCTCGCAGGCGCGGGGAGCAGATCGCGCCGACCGTCCGCCGACCCTTGGTGATGGGTTCATCCCCGCAGGCGCGGGGAGCAGACGGCGCCGGGCAGGTTCAGGATCGTGGTCCCGGGTTCATCCCCGCAGGCGCGGGGAGCAGCCGGACCCTCCCCCGTCCCCTTTGAAGCGGAGGGTTCATCCCCGCGGGCGCGGGGAGCAGTTCGAGCCCCGGGGCGGGCTCTTGTCCACGTCGGGTTCATCCCCGCGGGCGCGGGGAGCAGCAGGATCCGCAGCGGCGGCAGCTGTACTGCCGGGGTTCATCCCCGCAGGCGCGGGGAGCAGAGCGACGTCCTCGAAGGCCGCCTCGACGCCTGGGGTTCATCCCCGCAGGCGCGGGGAGCAGGTGTTGGGGTGGCTGCCCTGGGCCTGGTTCCTGGGTTCATCCCCGCAGGCGCGGGGAGCAGCCATCGAACTCCGGGGCCCCGAGCAGCTCCTCGGGTTCATCCCCGCAGGCGCGGGGAGCAGGAACTGGATGTCGATGGATCCGGCGATGTTGGCGGGTTCATCCCCGCAGGCGCGGGGAGCAGCCTCCTTCGGGTGGCTCCAGTGTGGCAGGGCAGGGTTCATCCCCGCAGGCGCGGGGAGCAGGGGAAGCGGTGGGCGCGGATGGTGCCGTCGCCGGGTTCATCCCCGCAGGCGCGGGGAGCAGATGGCGTCCCGCTTGTTGGGAATGACGTCGCTGGGTTCATCCCCGCAGGCGCGGGGAGCAGTCGAGGGCCGGGCCGTGGCCGGCCTTCTCCGTGGGTTCATCCCCGCAGGCGCGGGGAGCAGCCCGCTCGATGGCAGCGAGGCCCGCGCCGATGGGGTTCATCCCCGCAGGCGCGGGGAGCAGATGGAGACCCTGCCCGAGGCCCTGGCCGCCATCGCGGAGACGGGTTCATCCCCGCAGGCGCGGGGAGCAGCTCTCCGGGGGCGAGTCGGGCGGCGGAGAGTAGGGTTCATCCCCGCAGGCGCGGGGAGCAGAGGACAACGACAAGCGCGCCTACGGCCGACGCGGGTTCATCCCCGCAGGCGCGGGGAGCAGCAGGCGGGCCAGGCGCTGGTGGAGCTCCTGGACGGGTTCATCCCCGCAGGCGCGGGGAGCAGGGCGTTCTCCTCCTGGGCGTCGGCATGACGGGGGGTTCATCCCCGCAGGCGCGGGGAGCAGCTCACGATCAATACGTTGAGATGCTCAATCGCGGGTTCATCCCCGCAGGCGCGGGGAGCAGGTGTGCGGGCGGTCGACGGGCACGGGTGGGCGGGGTTCATCCCCGCAGGCGCGGGGAGCAGCGGCGCAGCGCATGCGTCGCCTCGTTCAGCATGGGTTCATCCCCGCAGGCGCGGGGAGCAGGGCGTCGACGTGGCGGCCGACGGCGGCGACGAGGGTTCATCCCCGCAGGCGCGGGGAGCAGGAGATCGCCGCCCAGTTCATCGCCGACATGGGGGGTTCATCCCCGCAGGCGCGGGGAGCAGGTACCGGCTTACGACCATCCCCGCGATTTCGAGGGTTCATCCCCGCAGGCGCGGGGAGCAGATGAGACGTACTCGGGGAGACGAGTCGGGCACAGGTTCATCCCCGCAGGCGCGGGGAGCAGGGTGAGGAGGTGATCTGTGATGACGTACCTGCGGGTTCATCCCCGCAGGCGCGGGGAGCAGGCAGCCGCGCTCCTCCTGCTCCTCGTCGGCGAGGGTTCATCCCCGCAGGCGCGGGGAGCAGACTGGCTGACCTGGCACTTTATGGCGGTCGCGGGCCGCTTTGCAGCACTTCCCGAGAAACCGACACTCCGGGCATTAGGGCAACTGTCACACGTAACGCGCTCATCTCAAACGCTTCAGAGCCGAAGAAGGCCAGCAGGCTCACGACACGCCCCCGACCACTCTGCGCCTTCCGGAACTTGGCTGCATCGGGGTCTGGGCCTTCTACTTGAAGGCGTTCGTACGATGTCGGGCCGTCGAGAGCGCCGCTGGGCAGTGATGGTTGCATCAGTCCTCCCACTCACGGAGTTCGTCGTTCAGGGCGCCAGTATCGTCGACAATGACAGCGGCGAGCATGCAGTGGGACTCCTCTGCGTCGATGCGTCGTAAGCGTTCAACCTTGGCGTTGAAGTGCAAGGAGCCCGGCTGGATGTAGGTGTGGGCGATTCGATGCACTTGTCGAGCATGTACCGGTGGACGACAGGCGGCCGCCCCGTAGGGCTCGACTGGGAGATCTACCGACGCCGCAACGAAGCGAAGAGAACGGCAAACCGACCGAAAGGCTTCGGTGCGGTGGCGACCAATACGACGAGCGGGTCTACGTCGAGACGGACGTCCATCCGCTGGGCCTCCTTAACAGCCTTCAGCTTCTCCACGAACATCGTGGCGACGGCGCCGAGTGCGACCCGCTGGCTTTCAGCCAACCGATGTTCAGACGGGTGTGCACCGGGCGGTACCGGAGAACGCAGGAGCCCGACTCGCTGCCAGTGAACGCATCGTCGTCCTGCTGGCCACACTCACCGGGATGTTCTTAGAACGTGCACACATCATTGCCGCACCACGTCGCTCGCGCCCCAGCGATCCACGACCGGTCGGACACGGCCTGACGGAGAAGGCGATCGTGGCGGCGCGCCGTGGAGCCGGGGCCGGTCTGTGCACGACGGCTGCTGCGGCCGGCACCTACCGCCGGCTTGGTCCCGCATGCTCGTGGCCGACAGCTCGGGCCGGTCATCCTGCTCCCTGCCCTGCAGGGATGACCCCTGTGCGTGCACTGGTCGAGGGGGCCCTCGACCCCTGCCCCCTACCTCTGGGGGGCAGAGGGACACAACCGATCGCAGGGCAGGGT
Protein-coding sequences here:
- a CDS encoding ABC transporter ATP-binding protein, encoding MGMPEPPESPPGKGPVILALRYYGRELVRLRWLTAPAMLLPALGNIGINYIAPLIVAKLVGRIAGGGSTAVDAMLPYLLGFAGVLLLAEALWRLGLHCLNRLDARGIEHLYVVGMDELFAKDAAFFHDNFAGSLTKRVLSFASRFEDLVDTLTFSVMGSFVPLVFASVVLWQYDPLLVAGLLILIAVTALGVAPLIRRRQGLVAQREEAIARMSGHVADSLMNMDTVRAFAAEEREAAEHRSRVAESRRLTLRSWDYGNLRIDTLVAPMSVLTNALGLLLAVTLGGGEHGVEAVIVAFTYYASATRIMFEFNQIYRRMESSMTEAAQFTELLLTPPTVLDPAFPEPLRPGSSAIRFERVSFAHGGGKPLFDSLDLDVPDGTKIGLVGRSGGGKTTLTRLLMRMTDIESGRILIGGQDITHLRQADLRSLIAYVPQDPAMFHRTLRDNIAFARPDATEAEIRRAAEAAHVTEFTDTLPDGFDTMVGERGVKLSGGQRQRVALARAILRDAPILLLDEATSALDSESEILVQEALWRLMAGRTALVVAHRLSTVATMDQLVVLDRGRIVERGTHEELLASEGAYAKLWQHQSGGFLDDTSAARVDLG
- a CDS encoding alpha/beta fold hydrolase, which produces MTTRATVTPTPTATATATAATTAPRTATVQVVDARVHYDRAGSGPALVLVHGTGSGGSAVNWGRLLPHFTADRTVITPDLSGTERTVDDGAPLTVEGLAAQVIAVIEDADAGPVDLLGFSMGAPVSAAVAALRPDLVRRLVLVAGWAHTDGDEYLRNLFTLWKQLGASDPAAFGRAVAMTGFSRGFLNAIGREQVELLIPNMPPTPGTLRHVDLDTRIDIRDLLPRIQAETLMIGCTQDITVPVENSLALHAAIGNSRYAEIDAGHVAFFEKEDEFVRLVHEFVPAA
- a CDS encoding helix-turn-helix transcriptional regulator, producing the protein MTIDRWNLADFLRRSRDRVRPSDVGLAEGPRRRTAGLRREEVAQLAGMSADYYMRMEQARGPQPSPQILSSLARALRLSDDERDHLHLLDQLPGTAAQVLGDLGDVLAQNDLARSLLGGVCTVSEHGRNVIWRWFADPAARDAYPAEEHDHYSRLHVADLRAAVARRGSADPVAGRLVDRLREASEDFAGLWDLHEVAVRRRSRMRVIHPVVGPVDLDCQVLLAQEEDQRLVLFTPPPGSDTADRLALLRVLGTERFPSEVG